Within the Maribacter sp. BPC-D8 genome, the region TGCACTGTAGCGCCTTGTTTTTCTTTAAACCACATAGCTCTTGTTAAACCGAATTCATCATTCGGATTTATTACAAACTGTACACCGTTGGTGTCAAATTTGGTATCGCCATCTGTGAAATTTATCTTAGACGTAGTGTCTGGAACATTACTTATGCAAACTAATATCTTCATGTTTAAAAAACTTTATATCAATGAAGACGAAGATAGCTATTTAAATCCTAATTTACTATGCATGCATAGTAAATTTTATAACTTTTTTTAAATCTGGCATTCTATTTTTTGATATTATATTTCATATTTTTGCTTGCTTTCTAGCATATAACAAAGAATAATATTTACCATACATGAAAACACTACAATTTAGGCAAGCAATAGCTGAGGCCATGTCCGAAGAAATGAGGAAGGATGAATCTATCTATTTGATGGGTGAAGAGGTAGCGGAATATAATGGCGCATATAAGGCTTCCAAGGGTATGTTGGATGAGTTTGGCCCAAAGAGGGTTATTGATACTCCAATATCAGAACTTGGTTTTGCAGGTATAGGCGTTGGTTCGACAATGACCGGTAATAGACCTATTATAGAGTTCATGACCTTCAACTTTGCGTTGGTAGGTATTGATCAAATTATAAATAACGCTGCAAAGATCAGACAAATGTCTGGTGGGCAATTTCCTTGTCCTATAGTATTTAGAGGTCCTACAGGTTCTGCAGGTCAATTGGCGGCGACGCACTCACAAGCTTTTGAGAGTTGGTATGCCAACTGTCCGGGTTTAAAAGTAGTTGTACCATCTAACCCAGCAGATGCAAAAGGATTATTGAAAGCTGCAATACGCGATAATGACCCTGTAATATTTATGGAGTCTGAGCAAATG harbors:
- a CDS encoding pyruvate dehydrogenase complex E1 component subunit beta, with the translated sequence MKTLQFRQAIAEAMSEEMRKDESIYLMGEEVAEYNGAYKASKGMLDEFGPKRVIDTPISELGFAGIGVGSTMTGNRPIIEFMTFNFALVGIDQIINNAAKIRQMSGGQFPCPIVFRGPTGSAGQLAATHSQAFESWYANCPGLKVVVPSNPADAKGLLKAAIRDNDPVIFMESEQMYGDKGEVPEGDYTIPLGVADIRREGKDVTIVSFGKIIKEADKAADELEKEGISCEIIDLRTVKPLDYEAILKSVKKTNRLVILEEAWPFGNVATEITYHIQAHAFDYLDAPVVKINTADTPAPYSPVLLAEWLPNHKDVVEAVKRVLYK